One window from the genome of Metabacillus flavus encodes:
- a CDS encoding isoprenylcysteine carboxyl methyltransferase family protein, with the protein MLFVIVLQRISELIIARSNEKKLKSQGGIEYGQEHYPYMVFMHAAFLLSLICEIVLLHRTISPLWIFFIPVIFFSQAIRYWAIASLGTRWNTKIILMPEEQVVISGPYQYFRHPNYLAVTAEILFFPLLFQAYGTAILFTILNVMMLSVRIPAEERALKAHTNYQSAFRLQSKSEPE; encoded by the coding sequence TATTATTGCAAGATCAAATGAAAAGAAGCTTAAAAGCCAGGGAGGGATCGAATACGGTCAGGAACATTACCCTTACATGGTTTTCATGCATGCTGCCTTTTTGCTTTCGCTTATTTGTGAAATCGTTCTCCTCCACAGAACGATTTCACCGTTATGGATATTTTTCATTCCGGTCATCTTTTTTTCTCAGGCAATCCGCTACTGGGCGATTGCTTCCCTTGGTACCAGGTGGAACACTAAAATTATTTTAATGCCAGAGGAACAGGTGGTGATCTCTGGCCCTTATCAATATTTCAGGCATCCGAATTATTTAGCGGTAACAGCTGAAATCCTCTTTTTTCCGCTTCTTTTTCAGGCCTATGGGACAGCCATCCTGTTTACCATCTTAAATGTGATGATGCTCTCAGTCCGCATCCCTGCGGAGGAAAGAGCTTTAAAAGCCCATACGAATTACCAATCAGCCTTTCGCCTTCAAAGCAAATCTGAACCTGAATAA